GCAAGACCACCTTGACCGCGGCCATCACGGCCGTGCTGGCCAAGCACAAGCCGTCCGACGTCAACAAGGCCTTCGCCTTCGACCAGATCGACAAGGCCCCCGAGGAAAAGGCCCGCGGCATCACGATCGCCATCGCCCACGTCGAATACGAGTCCGACGCCCGCCACTACGCCCACGTCGAC
The sequence above is a segment of the Actinomycetota bacterium genome. Coding sequences within it:
- a CDS encoding GTP-binding protein translates to MAKQKFERTKPHVNIGTIGHIDHGKTTLTAAITAVLAKHKPSDVNKAFAFDQIDKAPEEKARGITIAIAHVEYESDARHYAHVD